In Uranotaenia lowii strain MFRU-FL chromosome 2, ASM2978415v1, whole genome shotgun sequence, one genomic interval encodes:
- the LOC129747482 gene encoding enhancer of mRNA-decapping protein 4 homolog isoform X1 produces MLILIFIGAAQVGRIVERLLLGGQQGSYFWLLILSRRVSNVWRKFLRMDKMGKAGSTTGNAATAKIVFDRDEKQHCFEIGGQSVTVVGNDGKHDHGSSKVKLKNLVDYKWEQKNYPGRLIACHRDGKLIAYAITVNHRAEGVVRIVHLLLGQRALIRKMTGEVLDLQFAHISSNVLLGMIDQVALHVHSVEIINEKVICNLVIKIDDKIEDHVPRGDKISWCPYLQHNGCEDEYASTLVVWTRGTTFQCYSISSVVRHYGAREIFGQDITEGGFRFREPLPVVLGAIFSADGSTLAVSCEDGIIRFYQVYEHANEKGMRCLHQWKPHGGKAVTSFFFLDNYTEQAGDQTLWKHAITCAENNTEIKVWSCETWECTQTITFEPAVNQPELNLKAEIDPTSSFLVLSDMNTRELYVLQIRKDLCTSTTTGNGTLASLATANGKSLTEDLKSSEQNSTSTSEVSSSSSGSVSKAYVSSIAEFPLSSPILSFNILKVAVRKCKTSDAYLIEELDDYDEENNSLYCVVLRIFLVQPKSVQECYLFYQPNVHFDTDVLSTISNISSEYRNISHSSQSATSNKDSESVGNVSNIVTNTVNALNKKDTSLSSSIKSVSNESDRLKELDRIQSPHVTATNISGNISLNNSGSAPVMPPKPAVHLMTPDSFTPTVDKLEKSKHDDTVNPDVLNTIFMLANVTKQQQQQKQAANGTSPNESIKEKPSPLSMLNIVNSTMIEEQEQAKVRKSVELQQKTLLVTPPVPPMPSAEMLASGGSSPSREVQEILSLKENDCLNEYYDSDNILLDDTDGIAGDDDELNDLENEIIDDEDEEIRYNFKNIDDDDDEKEDIQPRRDQPEQTERKLPDINPINVKADSIPEKSLATTESPSSRTIDWPKVPGVPLPPLKDLPQPSMLSGIAAIQPNKQMDELAQKMDRLLNVVELQSRQITELRSQVSDLQKTRTDDSKLLNDTLREMESNVIEQTSSEKRTLFDIHSEKIETMYSKHFSSLNFTIMNTLEPRLTHQIVNRLGTSLNTHLEKTCEQVVGKIMLQFTMSIEQQLLQKFDSALQEGVQKTMRNQVTIDAIGNSVYKSVRKAMETSFHEALRNIILPNYERCSQELFWQLNKEFSAGLKEYLEKTETYISCRKVNEEFETALKEQFNKLRQNLTVNDLVQPASVAALRKELSNDFKEFQGNLLKMIRENVRTEIEKGLEAQASTLEDSVLSAVRSQAQTPAPAILDHPEHIRQLLATGRINDAFVIALQSNDLKLVEFTIKHANYKQVFNPCALEQRVLLSLIQQIAADMSNINELKHRYLSDAIVNLTFFDPLMNEHIHKVLQEVARNIQAFLSMNPDHALATSLKLLMIAIQGCKYA; encoded by the exons ATGctaattcttattttcatcgGAGCAGCACAGGTTGGACGGATCGTAGAACGGCTTTTGCTGGGCGGACAACAAGGCTCTTATTTCTGGCTCTTAATATTATCTCGACGCGTTTCCAACGTTTGGCGTAAGTTTCTTCGCATGGACAAGATGGGCAAGGCCGGATCAACCACCGGAAATGCGGCCACAGCTAAGAT AGTGTTTGATAGGGACGAGAAGCAACATTGCTTCGAAATCGGAGGCCAAAGTGTGACCGTGGTCGGAAATGATGGAAAACATGATCATGGCAGCTCCAAGGTCAAACTGAAGAATCTGGTGGACTACAAGTGGGAACAGAAAAACTATCCGGGCCGACTGATCGCGTGCCATCGCGATGGGAAGCTAATTGCATACGCTATTACTG TAAACCATCGAGCCGAAGGCGTGGTCAGGATCGTGCATTTGCTGTTGGGACAGAGGGCTCTCATCCGGAAGATGACTGGCGAGGTGTTGGATCTGCAGTTTGCGCACATTTCATCGAACGTGCTACTCGGCATGATCGATCAAGTTGCGCTCCACGTGCATTCGGTCGAGATCATCAACGAAAAGGTTATCTGCAACTTGGTTATCAAAATAGACGACAAAATCGAGGACCATGTTCCCCGGGGTGACAAAATATCCTGGTGCCCGTACCTGCAGCATAACGGTTGCGAGGATGAATACGCCAGCACCCTGGTCGTTTGGACCCGGGGCACCACCTTCCAGTGTTACAGTATTAGTTCCGTGGTACGGCACTACGGTGCCCGGGAGATCTTCGGCCAGGACATTACCGAGGGTGGATTCCGGTTTCGTGAGCCATTGCCCGTCGTTTTGGGAGCTATTTTTTCAGCTGACGGCTCTACATTGGCCGTGAGCTGCGAGGACGGTATAATTCGATTCTATCAAGTTTATGAACATGCTAATGAGAAAGGAATGCGGTGTCTCCATCAGTGGAAACCTCACGGTGGCAAAGCTGTTACCAGTTTCTTTTTCCTGGATAACTATACGGAACAGGCGGGAGA tcaaaCTCTCTGGAAACATGCCATCACCTGCGCAGAAAATAACACCGAGATTAAAGTGTGGTCTTGTGAAACGTGGGAGTGCACACAAACGATCACATTCGAACCAGCCGTTAATCAACCGGAATTGAATTTAAAAGCCGAAATTGATCCAACTTCTTCGTTTTTGGTTCTCTCGGATATGAACACCCGGGAGTTATATGTTTTACAAATACGCAAAGACCTGTGTACCTCGACTACTACAGGAAATGGTACCCTTGCCTCGTTAGCCACCGCTAATGGAAAAAGTTTAACTGAAGATTTAAAATCATCTGAACAAAATTCCACATCCACATCAGAAGTAAGCTCAAGCAGTTCTGGTTCGGTATCAAAGGCGTACGTGAGTTCGATCGCTGAGTTTCCACTATCTTCGCCTATCCTCAGTTTCAATATTCTAAAAGTTGCTGTACGAAAGTGCAAGACAAGTGATGCATATTTGATCGAAGAATTGGATGATTATGATGAGGAAAACAATTCTCTGTATTGTGTGGTTTTGCGAATTTTCCTGGTACAACCTAAAAGTGTCCAGGAGTGTTATCTGTTCTATCAACCTAATGTGCACTTTGATACCGATGTACTCAGCACAATCTCAAACATAAGCAGTGAATATCGGAACATTTCGCATAGTTCACAATCAGCGACATCCAACAAAGATTCTGAATCAGTGGGAAATGTAAGCAACATTGTAACAAACACTGTGAACGCACTCAACAAAAAGGACACTTCATTGTCAAGTTCGATCAAAAGTGTATCGAACGAATCCGACAGATTGAAAGAACTAGATAGGATACAATCTCCTCATGTCACGGCAACCAATATCAGCGGAAATATATCGTTGAACAACAGCGGAAGTGCTCCCGTAATGCCGCCCAAACCCGCGGTACATCTTATGACGCCTGACTCGTTTACTCCGACTGTTGATAAATTAg AAAAATCCAAACATGACGATACAGTAAATCCAGATGTTTTGAACACCATTTTCATGCTTGCAAATGTAaccaagcaacagcaacagcagaaaCAAGCTGCAAACGGTACATCGCCAAACGAGTCTATCAAGGAAAAACCTTCGCCGCTGAGCATGCTCAACATTGTCAACAGCACAATGATAGAGGAACAGGAACAAGCTAAAGTTCGCAAGTCAGTCGAACTACAACAAAAGACTTTATTGG TGACGCCACCTGTTCCGCCTATGCCTTCTGCAGAAATGTTAGCTAGCGGTGGCTCCAGTCCATCGCGTGAAGTTCAGGAAATTTTATCGCTCAAGGAAAACGACTGTCTTAATGAGTACTATGACTCCGACAATATCCTTTTGGATGATACCGATGGGATTGCTGGTGATGATGACGAGTTGAATGATTTGGAAAACGAAATCatcgacgacgaagacgaggaAATACGgtacaatttcaaaaacatagacgatgatgacgatgaaAAAGAAGATATTCAGCCCCGAAGGGATCAACCAGAACAAACCGAACGAAAGTTGCCTGATATAAATCCTATAAACGTAAAAGCCGATTCCATCCCCGAAAAATCTCTTGCTACTACTGAATCTCCTAGCAGTAGAACCATTGACTGGCCGAAGGTTCCTGGAGTGCCACTTCCTCCGTTGAAAGATCTTCCACAGCCTTCCATGCTTTCCGGCATTGCTGCTATACAACCGAACAAACAGATGGACGAGCTAGCTCAAAAAATGGATCGGCTGTTAAACGTAGTAGAATTACAATCTCGACAAATAACTGAACTGCGTTCGCAGGTGTCCGATCTACAAAAAACGCGTACAGATGATTCGAAGTTACTCAATGATACTCTGCGGGAAATGGAATCCAACGTCATCGAGCAAACGAGTTCCGAAAAGCGAACTCTGTTTGATATTCATAGTGAGAAAATCGAAACTATGTACAGCAAACATTTTAGCAGCTTGAACTTTACCATCATGAACACACTGGAACCGAGATTGACGCACCAGATTGTCAACCGATTAGGGACGAGCCTGAACACTCACCTGGAGAAGACTTGCGAACAGGTCGTGGGCAAAATAATGCTTCAATTTACGATGTCGATCGAACAACAGTTGCTGCAAAAATTCGATAGCGCCCTCCAAGAGGGTGTACAAAAAACTATGCGCAATCAG gtAACTATTGATGCTATCGGTAATTCCGTCTATAAAAGTGTTCGAAAAGCAATGGAAACATCATTCCATGAAGCGTTACGAAACATCATTCTACCGAATTATGAACGATGCTCACAGGAACTGTTTTGGCAGCTGAATAAAGAATTTTCGGCAGGGTTAAAAGAAT ACCTCGAAAAAACGGAAACATATATATCATGCAGAAAAGTGAACGAAGAGTTCGAAACCGCACTAAAGGAACAGTTCAATAAGCTGCGGCAGAACTTAACTGTCAATGATCTAGTCCAACCCGCCAGTGTTGCTGCCTTGCGTAAAGAACTAAGCAATGATTTTAAAGAATTCCAAGgaaatttgctaaaaatgaTTCGGGAAAACGTAAGGACGGAAATCGAGAAGGGTTTGGAGGCTCAAGCTTCTACTCTAGAGGACTCAGTATTGTCAGCGGTGCGGTCGCAAGCACAAACCCCAGCGCCCGCTATTTTGGATCATCCCGAACACATCCGGCAACTACTAGCAACGGGGCGCATAAACGATGCATTCGTTATAGCCCTTCAGTCCAACGACTTGAAACTAGTGGAGTTCACAATAAAGCACGCCAATTACAAGCAGGTGTTCAATCCATGTGCTCTAGAACAACGGGTGCTGCTGTCACTGATTCAGCAGATTGCAGCCGACATGTCCAATATTAACGAGCTTAAGCACAG gTATCTCTCTGACGCCATCGTTAATCTGACGTTCTTCGACCCCCTTatgaatgaacacattcatAAGGTCCTTCAGGAGGTAGCTCGTAACATTCAGGCCTTTTTGTCAATGAATCCCGATCACGCACTTGCTACCAGCCTTAAGTTGTTAATGATTGCCATCCAAGGCTGTAAATATGCCTGA
- the LOC129749969 gene encoding rRNA-processing protein UTP23 homolog — MKVTKHKKARKYMSFYINNFGFREPLLVLIDGTFCHAAYKARIQIEDQLKKYFQCELKPIVTACIITETENIGGPLVAVCQLLKKFLVHKCGHEKHPIPGSSCIRAMTKTCNYIVASQDRDLQQWIQSRPGIPLFYLHNDLVPTLVQPSDSSVRAASNKSRAKVDLRQVDEKTLTDLKRKEGILVDDSQHKPIKKKKKHKNPNPLSCKKSKKEKKITAVSPKDSSTQGGGVEKRKRKRVKLSKHVVEHLKQNKPMAV, encoded by the exons ATGAAAGTTACCAAACATAAAAAAGCTCGGAAGTATATGAGCTTCTATATAAATAATTTCGGTTTCCGGGAACCGCTGCTGGTGCTCATCGATGGCACGTTTTGCCATGCTGCTTACAAG GCGCGCATCCAGATAGAAGACCAGTTGAAGAAATACTTCCAATGTGAGCTGAAGCCCATCGTTACCGCGTGCATCATCACGGAAACGGAAAACATCGGTGGACCCCTGGTGGCAGTTTGTCagctgctcaaaaaatttctggtacacAAATGTGGCCACGAAAAGCATCCGATCCCCGGGTCGTCCTGCATCCGGGCCATGACCAAAACTTGCAATTACATCGTGGCCTCGCAGGATCGCGACCTGCAGCAGTGGATCCAATCGAGGCCGGGAATCCCGCTGTTCTATTTGCACAACGATTTGGTTCCCACCTTGGTACAGCCATCGGACTCCAGCGTTCGGGCAGCGTCGAATAAAAGTCGAGCTAAGGTAGACCTTCGCCAGGTGGACGAAAAAACGTTGACCGATCTGAAGCGCAAGGAGGGAATTCTGGTCGACGATAGCCAACACAAACCgataaagaagaaaaagaagcataaaaatcCGAATCCACTGTCCTGCAAAAAATctaagaaagagaaaaaaataaccgCTGTGTCACCGAAGGATTCATCTACGCAGGGAGGTGGTGTCGAAAAACGTAAACGGAAAAGAGTAAAATTGTCGAAACATGTCGTCGagcatttgaagcaaaataaacCCATGGCTGTTTAa
- the LOC129747455 gene encoding LOW QUALITY PROTEIN: ubiquinol-cytochrome-c reductase complex assembly factor 2 (The sequence of the model RefSeq protein was modified relative to this genomic sequence to represent the inferred CDS: substituted 1 base at 1 genomic stop codon): protein MSQHYNRFLKLLERWPVDQSKIGRDLGQFLRDQLAGVLGGVNIIAVNDENLSXQHRALENLVNDVHLKAHPRMLQSTATGLSEEQCRDVLSSEFMEYLNKQ, encoded by the coding sequence ATGTCCCAGCACTACAATCGCTTTCTCAAGCTGCTGGAACGTTGGCCGGTGGATCAGAGTAAAATCGGGCGGGATCTGGGACAGTTTTTGCGGGATCAGCTGGCCGGAGTGCTGGGTGGTGTCAACATTATTGCCGTGAACGACGAAAATCTATCGTGACAGCATCGAGCGTTGGAAAATCTGGTTAACGACGTGCACCTGAAGGCACACCCGAGGATGCTTCAATCGACTGCCACCGGGCTGTCCGAAGAGCAGTGCCGGGACGTGCTTTCATCGGAGTTTATGGAATACTTGAACAAGCAATGA
- the LOC129747482 gene encoding enhancer of mRNA-decapping protein 4 homolog isoform X2 — MDKMGKAGSTTGNAATAKIVFDRDEKQHCFEIGGQSVTVVGNDGKHDHGSSKVKLKNLVDYKWEQKNYPGRLIACHRDGKLIAYAITVNHRAEGVVRIVHLLLGQRALIRKMTGEVLDLQFAHISSNVLLGMIDQVALHVHSVEIINEKVICNLVIKIDDKIEDHVPRGDKISWCPYLQHNGCEDEYASTLVVWTRGTTFQCYSISSVVRHYGAREIFGQDITEGGFRFREPLPVVLGAIFSADGSTLAVSCEDGIIRFYQVYEHANEKGMRCLHQWKPHGGKAVTSFFFLDNYTEQAGDQTLWKHAITCAENNTEIKVWSCETWECTQTITFEPAVNQPELNLKAEIDPTSSFLVLSDMNTRELYVLQIRKDLCTSTTTGNGTLASLATANGKSLTEDLKSSEQNSTSTSEVSSSSSGSVSKAYVSSIAEFPLSSPILSFNILKVAVRKCKTSDAYLIEELDDYDEENNSLYCVVLRIFLVQPKSVQECYLFYQPNVHFDTDVLSTISNISSEYRNISHSSQSATSNKDSESVGNVSNIVTNTVNALNKKDTSLSSSIKSVSNESDRLKELDRIQSPHVTATNISGNISLNNSGSAPVMPPKPAVHLMTPDSFTPTVDKLEKSKHDDTVNPDVLNTIFMLANVTKQQQQQKQAANGTSPNESIKEKPSPLSMLNIVNSTMIEEQEQAKVRKSVELQQKTLLVTPPVPPMPSAEMLASGGSSPSREVQEILSLKENDCLNEYYDSDNILLDDTDGIAGDDDELNDLENEIIDDEDEEIRYNFKNIDDDDDEKEDIQPRRDQPEQTERKLPDINPINVKADSIPEKSLATTESPSSRTIDWPKVPGVPLPPLKDLPQPSMLSGIAAIQPNKQMDELAQKMDRLLNVVELQSRQITELRSQVSDLQKTRTDDSKLLNDTLREMESNVIEQTSSEKRTLFDIHSEKIETMYSKHFSSLNFTIMNTLEPRLTHQIVNRLGTSLNTHLEKTCEQVVGKIMLQFTMSIEQQLLQKFDSALQEGVQKTMRNQVTIDAIGNSVYKSVRKAMETSFHEALRNIILPNYERCSQELFWQLNKEFSAGLKEYLEKTETYISCRKVNEEFETALKEQFNKLRQNLTVNDLVQPASVAALRKELSNDFKEFQGNLLKMIRENVRTEIEKGLEAQASTLEDSVLSAVRSQAQTPAPAILDHPEHIRQLLATGRINDAFVIALQSNDLKLVEFTIKHANYKQVFNPCALEQRVLLSLIQQIAADMSNINELKHRYLSDAIVNLTFFDPLMNEHIHKVLQEVARNIQAFLSMNPDHALATSLKLLMIAIQGCKYA, encoded by the exons ATGGACAAGATGGGCAAGGCCGGATCAACCACCGGAAATGCGGCCACAGCTAAGAT AGTGTTTGATAGGGACGAGAAGCAACATTGCTTCGAAATCGGAGGCCAAAGTGTGACCGTGGTCGGAAATGATGGAAAACATGATCATGGCAGCTCCAAGGTCAAACTGAAGAATCTGGTGGACTACAAGTGGGAACAGAAAAACTATCCGGGCCGACTGATCGCGTGCCATCGCGATGGGAAGCTAATTGCATACGCTATTACTG TAAACCATCGAGCCGAAGGCGTGGTCAGGATCGTGCATTTGCTGTTGGGACAGAGGGCTCTCATCCGGAAGATGACTGGCGAGGTGTTGGATCTGCAGTTTGCGCACATTTCATCGAACGTGCTACTCGGCATGATCGATCAAGTTGCGCTCCACGTGCATTCGGTCGAGATCATCAACGAAAAGGTTATCTGCAACTTGGTTATCAAAATAGACGACAAAATCGAGGACCATGTTCCCCGGGGTGACAAAATATCCTGGTGCCCGTACCTGCAGCATAACGGTTGCGAGGATGAATACGCCAGCACCCTGGTCGTTTGGACCCGGGGCACCACCTTCCAGTGTTACAGTATTAGTTCCGTGGTACGGCACTACGGTGCCCGGGAGATCTTCGGCCAGGACATTACCGAGGGTGGATTCCGGTTTCGTGAGCCATTGCCCGTCGTTTTGGGAGCTATTTTTTCAGCTGACGGCTCTACATTGGCCGTGAGCTGCGAGGACGGTATAATTCGATTCTATCAAGTTTATGAACATGCTAATGAGAAAGGAATGCGGTGTCTCCATCAGTGGAAACCTCACGGTGGCAAAGCTGTTACCAGTTTCTTTTTCCTGGATAACTATACGGAACAGGCGGGAGA tcaaaCTCTCTGGAAACATGCCATCACCTGCGCAGAAAATAACACCGAGATTAAAGTGTGGTCTTGTGAAACGTGGGAGTGCACACAAACGATCACATTCGAACCAGCCGTTAATCAACCGGAATTGAATTTAAAAGCCGAAATTGATCCAACTTCTTCGTTTTTGGTTCTCTCGGATATGAACACCCGGGAGTTATATGTTTTACAAATACGCAAAGACCTGTGTACCTCGACTACTACAGGAAATGGTACCCTTGCCTCGTTAGCCACCGCTAATGGAAAAAGTTTAACTGAAGATTTAAAATCATCTGAACAAAATTCCACATCCACATCAGAAGTAAGCTCAAGCAGTTCTGGTTCGGTATCAAAGGCGTACGTGAGTTCGATCGCTGAGTTTCCACTATCTTCGCCTATCCTCAGTTTCAATATTCTAAAAGTTGCTGTACGAAAGTGCAAGACAAGTGATGCATATTTGATCGAAGAATTGGATGATTATGATGAGGAAAACAATTCTCTGTATTGTGTGGTTTTGCGAATTTTCCTGGTACAACCTAAAAGTGTCCAGGAGTGTTATCTGTTCTATCAACCTAATGTGCACTTTGATACCGATGTACTCAGCACAATCTCAAACATAAGCAGTGAATATCGGAACATTTCGCATAGTTCACAATCAGCGACATCCAACAAAGATTCTGAATCAGTGGGAAATGTAAGCAACATTGTAACAAACACTGTGAACGCACTCAACAAAAAGGACACTTCATTGTCAAGTTCGATCAAAAGTGTATCGAACGAATCCGACAGATTGAAAGAACTAGATAGGATACAATCTCCTCATGTCACGGCAACCAATATCAGCGGAAATATATCGTTGAACAACAGCGGAAGTGCTCCCGTAATGCCGCCCAAACCCGCGGTACATCTTATGACGCCTGACTCGTTTACTCCGACTGTTGATAAATTAg AAAAATCCAAACATGACGATACAGTAAATCCAGATGTTTTGAACACCATTTTCATGCTTGCAAATGTAaccaagcaacagcaacagcagaaaCAAGCTGCAAACGGTACATCGCCAAACGAGTCTATCAAGGAAAAACCTTCGCCGCTGAGCATGCTCAACATTGTCAACAGCACAATGATAGAGGAACAGGAACAAGCTAAAGTTCGCAAGTCAGTCGAACTACAACAAAAGACTTTATTGG TGACGCCACCTGTTCCGCCTATGCCTTCTGCAGAAATGTTAGCTAGCGGTGGCTCCAGTCCATCGCGTGAAGTTCAGGAAATTTTATCGCTCAAGGAAAACGACTGTCTTAATGAGTACTATGACTCCGACAATATCCTTTTGGATGATACCGATGGGATTGCTGGTGATGATGACGAGTTGAATGATTTGGAAAACGAAATCatcgacgacgaagacgaggaAATACGgtacaatttcaaaaacatagacgatgatgacgatgaaAAAGAAGATATTCAGCCCCGAAGGGATCAACCAGAACAAACCGAACGAAAGTTGCCTGATATAAATCCTATAAACGTAAAAGCCGATTCCATCCCCGAAAAATCTCTTGCTACTACTGAATCTCCTAGCAGTAGAACCATTGACTGGCCGAAGGTTCCTGGAGTGCCACTTCCTCCGTTGAAAGATCTTCCACAGCCTTCCATGCTTTCCGGCATTGCTGCTATACAACCGAACAAACAGATGGACGAGCTAGCTCAAAAAATGGATCGGCTGTTAAACGTAGTAGAATTACAATCTCGACAAATAACTGAACTGCGTTCGCAGGTGTCCGATCTACAAAAAACGCGTACAGATGATTCGAAGTTACTCAATGATACTCTGCGGGAAATGGAATCCAACGTCATCGAGCAAACGAGTTCCGAAAAGCGAACTCTGTTTGATATTCATAGTGAGAAAATCGAAACTATGTACAGCAAACATTTTAGCAGCTTGAACTTTACCATCATGAACACACTGGAACCGAGATTGACGCACCAGATTGTCAACCGATTAGGGACGAGCCTGAACACTCACCTGGAGAAGACTTGCGAACAGGTCGTGGGCAAAATAATGCTTCAATTTACGATGTCGATCGAACAACAGTTGCTGCAAAAATTCGATAGCGCCCTCCAAGAGGGTGTACAAAAAACTATGCGCAATCAG gtAACTATTGATGCTATCGGTAATTCCGTCTATAAAAGTGTTCGAAAAGCAATGGAAACATCATTCCATGAAGCGTTACGAAACATCATTCTACCGAATTATGAACGATGCTCACAGGAACTGTTTTGGCAGCTGAATAAAGAATTTTCGGCAGGGTTAAAAGAAT ACCTCGAAAAAACGGAAACATATATATCATGCAGAAAAGTGAACGAAGAGTTCGAAACCGCACTAAAGGAACAGTTCAATAAGCTGCGGCAGAACTTAACTGTCAATGATCTAGTCCAACCCGCCAGTGTTGCTGCCTTGCGTAAAGAACTAAGCAATGATTTTAAAGAATTCCAAGgaaatttgctaaaaatgaTTCGGGAAAACGTAAGGACGGAAATCGAGAAGGGTTTGGAGGCTCAAGCTTCTACTCTAGAGGACTCAGTATTGTCAGCGGTGCGGTCGCAAGCACAAACCCCAGCGCCCGCTATTTTGGATCATCCCGAACACATCCGGCAACTACTAGCAACGGGGCGCATAAACGATGCATTCGTTATAGCCCTTCAGTCCAACGACTTGAAACTAGTGGAGTTCACAATAAAGCACGCCAATTACAAGCAGGTGTTCAATCCATGTGCTCTAGAACAACGGGTGCTGCTGTCACTGATTCAGCAGATTGCAGCCGACATGTCCAATATTAACGAGCTTAAGCACAG gTATCTCTCTGACGCCATCGTTAATCTGACGTTCTTCGACCCCCTTatgaatgaacacattcatAAGGTCCTTCAGGAGGTAGCTCGTAACATTCAGGCCTTTTTGTCAATGAATCCCGATCACGCACTTGCTACCAGCCTTAAGTTGTTAATGATTGCCATCCAAGGCTGTAAATATGCCTGA